Proteins from a genomic interval of Sporolactobacillus sp. Y61:
- the ptsP gene encoding phosphoenolpyruvate--protein phosphotransferase has protein sequence MTEKIKGIAASAGIAIAKTFILRNPDLSFERKTVEDKEAEKKKLNDALDISKKELNEIKATAERELGKDKAEVFSAHLMFLSDPEFVGQIESKIDSDSLSAESALQDVSTFFIQTFESMSDNAYMRERAADVRDVSKRLLAHLLGVSFTSPASITEETVIIAEDLTPSDTAQLNRKYVKGFATNVGGRTSHSAIMSRSMEIPAVVGTKTVLEKAKDGETAIVDGLNGEVILDPTNEEIKAYSQKAAAYKEQQAEWKKLVNEPTKTKDGAHVILGANIGNPGDVTGVVNNGGEAIGLYRTEFLYMGRDQLPTEDEQFDAYKEVVEKMKGKPVVIRTLDIGGDKKLKYLPLPEEMNPFLGFRAIRLCLERQDIFRTQLRALLRASAFGKLRIMFPMIATINEFREAKKILLEEKDKLVAAGTKVSDDLQVGMMMEIPAAAVLADQFAKEADFFSIGTNDLIQYTMAADRMNEHVSYLYQPCNPSILRLVSHVIDAAHKEGHWAGMCGEMAGDATAIPLLLALGLDEFSMSATSILPARSQLLTLSQEELAKHKEAFLNLNTADEVLEYVKTKMK, from the coding sequence ATGACAGAGAAGATTAAAGGGATTGCCGCTTCAGCGGGAATCGCCATTGCCAAAACATTTATCCTGAGAAATCCGGATCTGTCCTTCGAAAGAAAGACAGTCGAAGATAAAGAAGCTGAAAAGAAAAAACTGAACGATGCACTGGATATATCAAAGAAAGAACTGAATGAAATCAAGGCTACGGCCGAACGGGAACTGGGGAAGGATAAAGCAGAAGTTTTTTCCGCACATCTGATGTTCCTGAGTGACCCTGAATTTGTTGGTCAGATTGAAAGTAAAATCGACAGCGACTCTCTGAGTGCCGAGTCGGCACTTCAGGATGTATCCACCTTCTTTATTCAGACTTTTGAAAGCATGAGCGATAATGCCTATATGAGGGAAAGAGCCGCTGATGTTCGGGATGTGTCGAAACGGCTGCTCGCTCATCTGCTTGGCGTATCCTTCACTTCTCCGGCGTCCATCACAGAAGAAACCGTCATTATTGCTGAGGATCTGACGCCTTCTGATACCGCACAGCTGAACCGGAAATACGTCAAGGGCTTTGCAACAAATGTCGGCGGCCGGACTTCGCATTCGGCGATCATGTCGCGTTCAATGGAAATTCCGGCCGTTGTCGGCACGAAAACCGTTCTTGAGAAGGCAAAAGATGGTGAGACGGCCATTGTCGACGGCCTGAACGGCGAAGTAATTCTCGATCCGACAAATGAAGAGATCAAAGCATACAGCCAGAAAGCTGCCGCCTATAAAGAACAGCAGGCGGAGTGGAAGAAGCTCGTTAATGAACCGACAAAAACGAAGGATGGCGCTCACGTCATTCTCGGGGCAAACATCGGAAACCCCGGGGACGTCACCGGGGTGGTCAATAATGGCGGTGAAGCGATTGGCCTCTATCGGACGGAATTCCTTTACATGGGACGCGATCAGCTTCCGACTGAAGATGAGCAGTTCGATGCTTACAAAGAAGTCGTTGAAAAAATGAAGGGCAAGCCGGTTGTCATCCGGACACTGGACATCGGCGGGGATAAGAAACTGAAGTATTTGCCGCTGCCGGAAGAAATGAATCCGTTTCTTGGCTTTCGTGCCATTCGTCTCTGTCTTGAACGCCAGGATATCTTCCGTACACAGCTGCGTGCCCTGCTTCGCGCCAGTGCATTTGGCAAGCTGCGGATCATGTTCCCGATGATTGCAACAATCAATGAATTCCGTGAGGCAAAGAAGATTCTGCTTGAAGAGAAGGACAAGCTCGTTGCTGCAGGAACGAAAGTGTCTGACGACCTTCAGGTTGGCATGATGATGGAAATCCCTGCTGCCGCCGTGCTGGCCGATCAGTTTGCTAAAGAAGCTGATTTCTTCAGCATTGGGACCAACGACTTGATTCAGTACACCATGGCAGCTGACCGAATGAACGAACACGTCTCCTATCTCTATCAGCCGTGTAACCCGTCGATTCTTCGCCTGGTCAGCCATGTGATTGATGCGGCACATAAAGAGGGACACTGGGCCGGCATGTGTGGTGAAATGGCAGGAGACGCCACAGCCATTCCGCTCCTCCTTGCACTTGGCCTTGATGAATTCAGCATGAGTGCAACGTCGATTCTGCCGGCCAGAAGTCAGCTTCTGACGCTGTCGCAGGAAGAGCTGGCGAAACATAAGGAAGCCTTCCTGAACCTGAACACAGCAGACGAAGTGCTTGAATATGTCAAAACAAAAATGAAATAA